The DNA region tttcttttgcttttatgGTGGGGAGGTCCACATTTTCTTTATGTTTGCTTGTAGGCTATGTAATGCCCGTTGTATTTAGACTCAGGTCAAATAGCAtattcaggaaaaaaaaatcaattaaagcTTAGAATTAcaaagatagatatataaactatttaggATAACGTTTGTTACCTGCTCCTCGTATATTCAATTATAATCCCTTGATCTAAAAGGATTATAAAGTTAACCTAAGTTTCCAAAACAAGCAAAGCTAAGATATGCAACCTTTAAATGTTGATAAGGTGATAATATTATTGCAAGCATCAATGTTGATAAGACAGGGTTTGGTCCCGGTAAAGAGTGTAAAACAACAAACACCAATTTTTCCTTCTGCAAGCCGGTTCAATTCACCGGTCCGATTCAGTCAGGTCGGTTTGAGTTTAAAATACCCTCTTATCGAACCTTTTACCGGTCTGGTTCGATGAAGGTTATTGGATTGCAAGATTGGAGCATGAGCACGAGCACATACGGCTTTTTATCTCAATTGAAGCCCAAAGAAACAGTGTGTGCAATATGTGTTGCTGCTATTGGGCTTATAAGTGTAATTTTCTCATTAACTGCGGTTAATCTTTCTCTGATCCCAAActtaaattagttaattaattaaatggAAAGTAAAAACTTTATGAGATATTATGATTCTCACTTTCGTCGGTTGAGCTGAGCTCGCGGACTAAAACAGTACGGACACACTTCAATTTCGCGGCGAAGTAAAAAAATGGGATTCATAGTCGGCCTCGTGATCGGACTCGCCGTGGGAGTCACAATCATCATCGGCTTCGTCAAGGCGGAGAATTACCGATCCAAGCTTcgctccccccccccccccccacacacacacactcacaCTCTCTCTACTTGAATTACCGATGGTTTCAGCTTTGATTTGCCTCATTTTTATTCTCAGGCGAATACGGTGGCTGCTTTGGCGAGGATGACGGTGGAGGATTAAAGGAAGCTTCTGCCCGCTGAGTTTTATCCATCCTGGGTCGTCTTCTCCGAGCGTCATAAGTTAAGTTCCCCTAACTGAGTAgaaagcttcttcctttttttttttgttttggcgcCATAAGTAACTCAGTTGCCTTTTGGCgttttttgttttacttcagTTGACTTGGCTGAACCATCACTTGACAAAGATCTGGCCTTATGTTGATGAGGTATGTATGTTAGCCtccatttgatttttttttttttttgtctataggaggttcttttctctctttttaaaaaaaaaaaatttattggaGTTTTTTAGGCAGCTTCGGAGCTTATAAGGGCATCCGTTGAACCGGTTCTCGAGCAGTATAGACCTGCCGTTGTTGCCTCCTTGACATTTTCTAAGCTCACTCTCGGTACCGTGGCGCCTCAGTTTACAGGTTTGCTTTCTTcatttcctgttttttttttaaacgtaaTTTTGTGTTGTGAGGTAACCATAACTTGTGCCGTTGAATCATCTTGAGCTTGCATTCTTACTCGAGCATTGTTTATGTTCTCACGCGTAGTAACTGAATTCATGTCAGAAGGGGAAATTTATATGCAACTGGATAAAAGAACGAGAAGTGGTTTTGCATTAAACTGTCGATGGCCGTGGTATACAATTGTTTTAGACATTGTGTTTGAATTTTGCAAAAAGAGGAGCCATAATATCATACTAATATAATGGTGTTGCTTTAGAATTATGAGTCTGCTTGCTTGTGTTCCTTCCTTGCTGTTTCTATAGGTGTTTCCATTGTAGAAGGTGATGAAAATGGGATGACCATGGAACTTGATATGAATTGGGACGGAAATCCAAATATTGTACTTGGTATCAAGACCTTAATTGGTGTATCTCTTCCTGTTCAGGTACGGACCTGTGCCTCATTCCCTGCATTCAATTGCTTATTTTTGTATACTGCGAGATTGATGCTTCAGAACTGATATGACACCACATTCTCCGGGAATGCCTTTTCACGTCTACTAATAGGTCACACCCAATGGGATAAGTTTGATATCTAGTTGATATGCAAATAAACAACTAAGGCAGATATAAAAGGATAAAACCTTTGGATactgtggattttttttttctagaaattcATTCTGGGAAATAGTTTATGCAAAAACAAATAGACTTTATAATGCTTGTTAGTTTTTATGTCTTGCAGAACATGTGAAGTCAATACTGATGCTTTATTTGTATCTTTTCTAGTTTGCTCCATGATAAGCTGAGTACAACTGATTTCTTATTGTCTGTTTTCTAGGTGAAAAATATTGGATTCACCGGTGTTTTCAGGCTGATTTTTAGGCCACTGGTTGATGAGTTTCCCTGCTTTGGAGCTGTCAGTGTTTCCCTTAGAGAAAAGGTTGGTGTCCTCTGAAAATTTTGAAGCTGTTATtttcataattgttttttttctttacttttgtttgatGTTGTTACATCCTTTGCGTGCATAACTGAGCATGCACGTGTGTGTGCTTGATATAAGAAACGGTGTGGACACAAAAGTCTCAGTTGTTTAGCTTAAGACATCTAATTCTTTGTTGCAGAAAAAACTGGACTTCACCCTTAAGGTTGTTGGAGGCGATATTTCAGCAATTCCTGGACTTTCTGATGCTATTGAGGTTTGTCCTACTCTTTATTCCTGGTGCTGTCTACCTTTTATCATAATAGTATAATAGCATTCATTGTTACTAGTGTCACGACAGTTACTCTAATAACACATGGAACCTTGTTTGTATGCTACTTTTCTTTGTAAGATTATAGTCTACCTTTCtagttttcttttccttttccatCTCGTTTTCTCATCCAGCGTTCCACATGAAGCTATGATGCTCTTTTAGATGCTCTTTTAGATGCTCTTTTTATGCCCTGTGGCATAAGGCTTATTATTAAGTTGACATGTAACAGGAAACAATACGGGATGCCGTGGAAGATTCAATCACATGGCCTGTTCGGAAGGTCATCCCAATTTTGCCCGGTGATTATAGGTACACCTCAGATTAAAAAACATGAAACTGAATCATTGACGTAGTGTTTATTGTTTCTATGGAAGGTTTAAGCGCTTACTTCAGGAGAGTATATGCTCAACTTCTTTTTCCACTTTTTTACTGTTGTGTTATAGCAAAATGAAAGTGCTTGTGATTttagttttggattttttatttaagctatttttttgtgtttcttgaCCCAGTGATCTGGATCTAAAGCCTGTTGGAATGTTGGAAGTGAAGCTTGTGCAGGCGAAGAACTTGACCAACAAAGATCTAGTGGGAAAATCTGACCCCTTTGCTAAAATGTTTATACGCCCTTTGCGAAAAGACTCAAAGAAGCAAGACAATTGTAAGTAGTCCATTTGTTCATTTATTTGTGCTAAACCTTACAAAAGGATGATCTGATTGATATTTTTCATTCCCATCAGAACAATGATCTGAATCCCATCTGGAATGAGCATTTTGAATTTGTCGTTGAAGACGCGTCAACACAACATTTAGTGGTTAGAATATATGACGACGAGGGTGTACAGGCATCTGAGCTTATTGGCTGTGCACAAATCCGGCTTTGTGAACTTGAACCTGGTAAAGTGAAAGACGTCTGGTTGAAGTTGGTCAAGGATTTAGAGATCCAGAGGGATAACAAGAACCGTGGAGAGGTTAGATAAAGCTATTAAATTCCTCCTCAGATTAGATTTTCTCATAACCTGTAAAATGGCCAACACGTTATTGTTCTGTAACTTAGGTTCACCTTGAGCTACTATATGTTCCTTTCGGTGCGGGAAACAACGGCATTGTAAATCCCTTTGCCTCTTCGTCGATGACTTCCTTAGAAAGGGTGCTCAAGAATGATACGACAGACGAAGAGAATGCATCATCGCGTAAAAGAAAAGATGTCATCGTGAGAGGAGTGCTTTCTGTGACGGTGATATCTGCAGAAGAGATACCGATACAAGATATGATGGGGAAAGCTGATCCATATGTCGTTCTCTCCATGAAAAAATCAGGTGCTAAGAGCAAAACTCGGGTAAGATCTCTTTTTCATTCAAGTAGAGTTATCCAAGTTATTTTGATGTTTCATGCTCTTTGTGTCTAACTAACTGTAAATGTCACCAGGTTGTCAATGACAGCTTAGACCCGGTTTGGAACCAGACTTTTGATTTTGTGGTGGAAGACGGTTTACACGATATGCTAGTCCTTGAAGTTTGGGACCATGACACCTTTGGAAAGGTAACAGCGAACTGCAACACTCTGCATCGCATAACCTGGATGTCATTTTCAGGCGTTGGCAATATAAGTTGTGGCTTTTTTACTTTATGGTGCAGGATTACATTGGGAGGTGCATCTTGACACTGACGAGGGTTATAATGGAAGAGGAATACAAGGACTGGTTTACATTAGAGACGAATCCAAATCAGGCAAGCTTCAGTTGCATCTCAAGTGGATGGCTCAGTCAATTTATCGTGATTCCTAAGTCTTTGTCTAAAGTTTACTTAAGAGAGAGAATACGTAAGCGAATGGATCGAGCTTTGCTTTTGTTAATTATGTGTATTTAAGTTGTAAAAAGCACTTGAAATAGAGTTAGATGACGTCtcttggtttttgtttttgtcttcacGACTCCCAACTTTAGTCTTCTTTATATTCCAGAGCTTGGTCCTGTTCATTTCTTTAGGGGTTGTTGTGGTGATTGAATAGAAGGCAAATAAGAAGCTTGTGTGTTTGTGATTAACAAGCTCATGTGGTTGGCTTGTTTGTTCATATCCATTGCCTTCGTTTCTCTTACGTTTATTGTTGTGGGTAAGGAGGATATTTGGCTCGCGATTTGTGCGACGGTTATTGGCGGGACGATCATGCTAACCTAGATAGGTGCAGTGTGTTACAGTGTGGTGATGCATAGGATTGAGGAATGTAAGCTGAAAAACatgaagaaagagagaagcAAGTCGAGGTCTTTCTCACTCTCTCATATGTGCCTTCGGAGTCGGAGATTCTCAACAAAAGAATGTATGCACTTTGATGAGTCTCAAGAACGTCAAAAGTTGAATACACGTTAATGTTCTCAAAGCAAATCTAAAGTTTCTGACACAACATGTAATCACTAAAGAATCAAAGAATGAATAAAAAAGCTATTCCTTCACCTGTTGCATTTATTTTTGTGATGGCTTTGTTGTACTATCTGCTCTAAAGATCTCTAGTTTAAAACTGTTAATGTCACAAGAGCTCTCATCACTGGCTTTCAACAGTTTTACTAACGTCTTCTTTGTCTTTGCTTGTAGATAGTCCGTTTGATGGGATTATAACCTTGAACAAGGCTGAGCTGAAAAGATTGGGAACGCAGAGCTTGTGTTGGTTTTGAAAGAAGCAGGAGCTGCCACAGACAAAGATCTTGGGAAGCCTCAGAACCCAGCTAAACAGCTTAGACACGTACGAGGTACAATCTCAGCTCCAACAGTCTCAGCCAAACAGTGGCTAGAGTTCAGAGGATTGCAAAAGAGACTGAAGAAGCTTCACATAAACGGTGAACTCAATATATGCAATCTGATGAGAGAAGACTAAGTCAAGTCTCAAGAAAGTGCTTCCATTAACCATGTTCATAATTTATCCGACTTACAATTAGTTAACATCTGAAACTTCTCTTTTGTCCTTTCTTATCAACATATTTATCTCACAAActtttaataaactttaaattattattatcatctCGAGAGAACACATGTATATATAATCTGTTCGGAACTCTCAGAATTATACATGCTTACTGAGAATGTAACAAAGacaagtttttatttatttattatgaatatAGATAACGGTCAACCACTCGGAATTTATTTCTTGCGCTAGGAGGAGTTGCTTGCTCCGGCATCACCTCCCACCTTCTGCGGCATCTGGGCAGTGAGGACGAGATCATGAGAGTTACCCTTCGCCGGGTCCTTTGGAAAGAAAAATGTCGTGTACTTCACTTGCGCACTTTGTTGAAGCCAAGCGTGGGTTAGCTTCCCGTCTTCCTTCTGCACGTCCAAGCAGTAGTCTGGTTTTCCTTCATTGTCGTTTCGTATAGCAGATGGTTTAATTCCTGCATAAGCTGCTAGCCTGCTCCGATACATGTAATAGGTTCATAGCTTGTCTTTACCAGCATAGGATACacgatatatgtatatattatcaACCAAAACTTTATTTAAGAAtatcacaaaattaaaattaagttaATGTTTTGTAAtcacataaaaaaaatacaatctaacaccttattcaaaatttatcCCATGAAAAACTAAGAAAGACTATTaaataacatgaaaataaaatgaaaaatataaacaaaatataagtataaTCTAAGCAAAACATGtgatgttttgtaatttattgCTTGTATTTTTTGAGTCATAATTTCTAAGATCTAAATAGTTGATAATATATGATGTTTAATACCACTTGATTTCTTTTCAATACATAACTACAAAAAGTGTTTGATACCTAATCCAAATTGCATACTAATTCTAattctaatttaataatttagtttaattttaacaaataattaacattaaaataatttttaggtatatatatataaataagtatgcATAAGGTGCAGATACTCATCGAGTTCAGTAACAAAtgaaaaagataataataaataaaactatgatGAAATGGAactacaaaatttgttaactatGATAAAACAGAAACCTCgttgaaaagaaaacaaaagtataGTCTTATTCATGTGTTTGTTATGAGAAAACTTAAGACATAAAAACACTATGGTGAAAGAAGTGATTTGCTATTTGGTCATATTTTCCATAATGTTAAGTTAAGTCATTAGttttcataatattattatttaaaactttatcttgataatatatatatcatgaaattatgataattaatgaaTGAATATTAACATATTCTACCAATACTATcatatttaagtttattttatatttatttaatgattttagtGGTTTATATCATAACTAAATTTCAGCGTTTTATTAGAATTATTACTATTTCGGTTTCAGAtttttacaaaactaaaattagaataatgttttaatagcacaaaaataaaatctaacaatataaaatttattctaagaaaattatgaacttcaaaataacataaaaataaaattacatataataaatttattctaTGAAAATTATGATGAACTATTAAACAGTTTATTATTTTTGCTTTTTGTCTCATAGTTTCTAAAGTCTAAATGGTTGAAAATATATGATGTTTAATGCTgcttgaattatttttaatccaCAACTACAAGTGTTTGATTTCAACTTTAAATGacctaataataataatttaatttattactaatttaataacttagattttaataaaaattaacattagaattattttttttagacatatatatatgtctcCATACTGAGCGGACTCTCATCtagtttcataataaataaagagaaaataaaataagataaataaaactatGAGGAAATGGAactacaaaatttgttaactacatgagaaaacaaaaacctctttgaaaaagaaaacaaaagcataGTCTTGTTCATGTGTGTTATGAGAAAACTTAAGACACAGACACTTTGGTGAGCGATGACTGCATCTTTATTTGTCTTTGTGGGATTTGGTCTCAGACTTGCTCTGATTCTGTCAACCTCTGTGATTTCAAGATTGAACAGCCAATTTCTGAAGATGTTGGAAGAAGACTTGGAGACTCACATCATCCGTGAAGATTACATCAGAACCTGCATTCATCTCACTCGGGTTGTTGTATGTTGCTGACGGATTTAGCTTCGCTAACAAAAACCTTGCCTGCCACCATTATTACTAAAACGTATTACTCAAAAGTCAACAAACACTAGAGACCTTCAAGAAAGTAACTACACATTCCGATATGAAAGATTTAAAAAGAACTAACCTGAGATCCATGTTGATCACATACAACTAATCTCGGTACAGGGAAACGTTCACGGACGATCATCTGCGCATCTTCTTGTGGGGCTTCCAAGAGTTGTGCAAATGCCTTAGATCAAATGAAAACATGTAAGCGTGATTTAGCAATGCATCTTCAAGAAAATTCACCATTACCTGATGTTCAGGCTGATTTTGATAGCCCAAGTTGCGCCACTGCGCTATGGTCATCCCATGGAAAATGACGACACTGATGTAAGAATCCAACAAGAGGATACGGTCTGCAGCGATGGAAGCAACATCCAACAACGCAGGCTGAGGCAGCGTGCTAAACGAGTAAGTTGTTAGAGATGGCTGAATCATAACAGCTGCGTTTGAAATATTTTCTCGGTTCAAAAGCATGCGGTTGTACGCAGTTTCGTCTGGACTGTTGTTGAACACCTGCCAACATCACCATATGAAGAAACAAGAGAAGCCTTACGGAATGGCGGACCAGTTATTACAGAGATAAATTTCACAGCTTCTCATGCTTCACTCTTACCTGGACAAACTGTGAACGTCGGAGATTAAATGTAAACTGAGGGAACAGTGAAAAGTTTTGATTCAGAGTAAATGATGCAGGATCATCCTTCCGGTAATCACCAAATTTGGAACAGAGACGAATAAGGTTCCTGTCTAGCCATCGAGTAGCATCAAACCCCTCCTGAGAAAACATAGTTAATAAGTTTTGTAACCAAAGATAAACAATGATGAAGAGAATCTTCTCCCAGTGAAGAATAAAAATACAAGAATGTTAATATTTACCTCTGTTTCCATCTTAAAGGAAGCTAGTCTGGCCACCACGACAGCAGCAGTTTCTTGATCAAAACCTTGCACCAATTCCTGAAGATTTTACACACCTCATTAGCTAAAGGGACTAACGAGTGTTTCTAGGAGTAAGAAACACATTGACTAGTGATTTTAGAAACCCATAAGGTAGTAGCAGTATCCAAGTAAATTCCAGAAAATAATGTGGAATAGTACTGACCTCTGTGCTAAGAGCAGTATCTACCCATTGTCTGGTAACAGTAGTAACTCGAAGTAATGATTTACCTTCTGGATTCTGGTAGCTGcaatcatatatttttcaattagaTTGGTGAACATGCTCAAACCCGGAATAGCATGAAGAGGATATACCTTGTCATAAACTGTATATATAGCTGGTTATTTACAGCTCCAGGATTAGTTGATTGATCACTTGAAGAAAGATCAAAGAAGACTGTCAGACAAGTACTTTTGTCGAGACCACACATCTTCCATGCTGTAGTATTCCCCTCCCCAACAACTGTATCAGCAACGCTAGGGCCTTTCTGCAAGTTTCCCCCCAGAAAAGCATAACTGTTAGGGTTATCTACCATAATTTGAAGACAAAAAACTTCCGAGTATGAGTAGTTTCAACCTTTTGCAATGACGCGCAAGGTCCAATAATCCCTTGGATTTTTATGTCCTTGGAACAGTTGATCTCAAGTGTACCACTgaaatggtatttttgaaaatgagtAAGAATGCCACTCACTAGCTAAAGAACTTGAATTATAGCAATGCATGGACAAATGAAATATCAGCTCACTTGAAACAAAGGCCGAGAGACTGTTCGCCACCTTCAAACACTCGCTTGAAGGAATCCTTGAATACAGAATGACCAAAACTTTCTGATAAGACAACAAGTCCTCCAGTTCTTTCAACCGCAGCTTTCATTTCAGCAACACCAACCTAATATTCGACACACATTAAAACAAAAGCAATATACAGATTAAAGCAGAGTAGGAAAGAATTTCAcattcaggaaaaaaaaagaaatacctGATCAAGTGCGGATGCAAAAAGGTCAAGTACATGTCCTTGGTTAACCAATTGGTTGGCGAGACCATCATAAAACTTCTCTGCTTTCTTATAGAATGGAGCAGCATCTTTATCCAGGTCTTTATGTGAACGCAAAGGCTCTGAAAGATCCTTTGACACAATCTGCAGAAGCCAAACATAAGACTTACTTAAAAGAAGAACTTCGTCTCAAGAGGCAAAACTCACAATCGCTTCATATTTAAAGCAACATATCGCTTCATCCGATTTAGGCTACATAGGGCATCTGATATTCTGATGCTTCTCTATCTCTCATATCATAGCCAGTTGTTACCGTTACCATTTCAATACTCGACACTCACCAAATTCTACAAAGCAAACACTAGAAAGAAGGGCGTTAAAGAAATGGAGTTACCGTGCCTGGTCCCTCAGAGCAAGGCCCTCCAACTAAAGCCACGATCCTAGCCCCAGTTCCAGGTAAACAAGCTCCAAGCAGACCCGTTGCCACACTCAATGCCACTCCCGTGCACCTCGACTGTCGACGTCCACTCTGGACAGGCCATTGATCCGTCTGTAGCTCATCCAACAGCTACACaacccaaaaaaacaaaaataattataaaaaattacactAACAAACCAGAACAACTCAGCTCTGGTGTTAAAGGGGTTGCGGCTGTAACTAACTAACCGAATCAATGGTGAATTCACACTCAGAAGCAGGCAACAAGAACCTACTAACACCAGAAGAACCATCTCTCCCCATAGGAAACCCACCAGCATGTCCCCCCCTCCTCCCAGAAACGCCAAGCCCTAACTGCTCCAAAACCTGATCTCTCGAAATCTCCTTATCCCCTCTAAACACATAAACTTTCGTCAGCTCAGAATACCCCAACTCATGCACACGCGCCTGCGTCCCGAACGACACAAACCCAACGAGCGCGTTCTCCGGAAGCAGCCCAACCGCCCTCCTAACCGCACACTTGGCGTACCCAAACTCCTCCTCGATCATACACGTGTCCAGCACGAAAACAAACACCGAAGAAGGCTGGGAGGAGGAGCCCTGGGCATCAGTGGGCTGAGAAGGCATGGCGTACTCGACGGTGGTGTACTGAGGGTAGAGCTCGCAGGGGAGGTTGGTCTCGGAGATGACGTGGTAGTGAGGAGGGAAGTGGTTGCGCTGGAAGCAGATGGGGCAGATCCAGATCTTGGCGTCGAAGTCGACTCGCGCGAAGGGGTTGAGAGCGGCGGAGCAGGTTCGGCAGCGGAGAGGGGCGTAGGGGACGGACTGGATGTCGCGGTGGTAGCGGATCGGGGAGATGCAGGCCGCCACGGGGACGACGCACTTGCTGGCCTCGACTTTGTTGCGTGGCCAGACGTTCCACGTCATCCGGACTCCGTCGATTCCTTCCGGATCCATGCTCTCCATCTCTGACATTCTTGATTTGATTGATTTGATAGATCGAagggaggaggaagagagaatGATTCAACAACACTTGGAAGAAACGTAGAGAGAGATattattgataaatatataaacgtTTTTGTTGCACTAAAACGACGTAGCTTTGATCGTGTTGCAGAACAAAAACGACGTAGCTTTgatcattttaataaaactatacatGCATCTCTATAAAAAGATTTTTAgagaactagatcttgacccgctcgaccgagcgggtgtcaattttcattttttttgtttatactaaatagtatatatgGTTTGCAATATGTAtactaatataacatatttaaaaataacaatgttCTTAATTACATCGAATAATTTTTTGCGTTCTACAATAAATTACATGACCAATATTTATTggacatcatataaacaaatcaaacatttgtAAAATTAGATCATgtaaacaaatcaaacatttgtataattagatttatgtataaaatatctaaaaatataatttttgaatcaaaagtagaaaacatatacaaatatgagttagtatagtattaaaaattgatacattagttataatatttttaagaaaataaaaacattatagaCAATTT from Raphanus sativus cultivar WK10039 chromosome 8, ASM80110v3, whole genome shotgun sequence includes:
- the LOC130499249 gene encoding protein transport protein SEC23 B-like; this encodes MSEMESMDPEGIDGVRMTWNVWPRNKVEASKCVVPVAACISPIRYHRDIQSVPYAPLRCRTCSAALNPFARVDFDAKIWICPICFQRNHFPPHYHVISETNLPCELYPQYTTVEYAMPSQPTDAQGSSSQPSSVFVFVLDTCMIEEEFGYAKCAVRRAVGLLPENALVGFVSFGTQARVHELGYSELTKVYVFRGDKEISRDQVLEQLGLGVSGRRGGHAGGFPMGRDGSSGVSRFLLPASECEFTIDSLLDELQTDQWPVQSGRRQSRCTGVALSVATGLLGACLPGTGARIVALVGGPCSEGPGTIVSKDLSEPLRSHKDLDKDAAPFYKKAEKFYDGLANQLVNQGHVLDLFASALDQVGVAEMKAAVERTGGLVVLSESFGHSVFKDSFKRVFEGGEQSLGLCFNGTLEINCSKDIKIQGIIGPCASLQKKGPSVADTVVGEGNTTAWKMCGLDKSTCLTVFFDLSSSDQSTNPGAVNNQLYIQFMTSYQNPEGKSLLRVTTVTRQWVDTALSTEELVQGFDQETAAVVVARLASFKMETEEGFDATRWLDRNLIRLCSKFGDYRKDDPASFTLNQNFSLFPQFTFNLRRSQFVQVFNNSPDETAYNRMLLNRENISNAAVMIQPSLTTYSFSTLPQPALLDVASIAADRILLLDSYISVVIFHGMTIAQWRNLGYQNQPEHQAFAQLLEAPQEDAQMIVRERFPVPRLVVCDQHGSQARFLLAKLNPSATYNNPSEMNAGSDVIFTDDVSLQVFFQHLQKLAVQS